Proteins found in one Scylla paramamosain isolate STU-SP2022 chromosome 44, ASM3559412v1, whole genome shotgun sequence genomic segment:
- the LOC135093925 gene encoding uncharacterized protein LOC135093925, whose protein sequence is MGEVTTNRKDMEEQACGALNTEPNEVDEREEAVAAAVAVVGASARRGVVTLCASVAHIIRKNLRLQQQVKELEGRLRALERLTSEDSAASHCQECSSAISQSTSDSLPESPSSQRCGSAPPHFLAGSLRPCGGPGAAPRKASDPGSGATFLRGHTRASTGNLSRCGPTLAPFVRRKYSSISLRRVKRHTPSAAIMGRAATVGSEGSSNSLEQNSTTSTTSSRSCIVTVAEVYSTPASVDTTTTTTTNNNNNNNNNTEGEAVKLLAKKLTSVLQEDSTQQHQQEDSEDMVLCAPHPLAGCQCVLCLQLSTDSDTVPYEIVTDEGSLLPRGSAVLVRGRRVGTVVYFGHRKHQARGSDGPAAPLLPPPAPGTHDLPADECARSLACPLGVTVQLWPPDEGEVFVPLNDVICQLDEGGDSSIGSVEEAPTLREGDDTHSNNSSSRRDSEDMNSHTADLDHTLTDTHTSQDIGRLIQDTWAEEQVHSVTKDPRHTREHLSISVAEAGHRTQGTVDKDGYGECGEDMGHHGGRHFSSVSDTSSTCESLGSRGMEDVSRGPAGYHGSRSEALPRRSKVMGSDQRCLECEGDIESRVGDLHRHPSQGPIRYHGSQSEALPRRMKVTGSDQRCLECEDDLESQYSECDKGKLQFGDTWDSGCYMSLGRHSSECSEQFSDPESEYGSTGHPWGSSLEEALNSVWQKHKHGDTLTPYLRRTPADTFVLDSEVELQDYRGHGKIREDTVC, encoded by the exons AGCCTAATGAGGTGGATGAGCGGGAGGAggcggtggcagcggcggtggcggtggtgggtgcCAGTGCCCGACGTGGGGTGGTCACCTTGTGTGCCAGCGTGGCCCACATCATCAGGAAGAACTTGAG gcTACAGCAGCAGGTGAAGGAGCTGGAGGGGCGTCTGAGGGCACTAGAGAGACTCACCTCGGAGGACAGTGCCGCGAGCCACTGCCAGGAATGCAGCAGTGCCATCAGCCAGTCCACCTCAGACAGCCTGCCAGAGTCGCCTTCGTCACAGAGATGCGGGTCGGCCCCCCCTCACTTCCTGGCGGGGTCCCTCAGGCCATGTGGTGGTCCAGGGGCAGCACCAAGGAAGGCAAGCGACCCAGGGAGTGGGGCCACCTTCCTGCGGGGCCACACCAGGGCCTCCACTGGGAACCTGAGTCGCTGTGGCCCCACCCTGGCACCCTTTGTGAGGAGGAAGTACAGTAGCATCAGTCTGCGGAGAGTGAAGCGACACACGCCCTCTGCTGCCATAATG GGGAGGGCAGCAACGGTGGGCAGTGAGGGAAGCAGCAACAGCCTGGAGCAgaacagcaccaccagcaccaccagcagcaggtcTTGTATTGTGACAGTGGCGGAGGTGTACTCGACCCCTGCAAGTgttgataccaccaccaccaccaccaccaacaacaacaacaacaacaacaacaacacgg agGGTGAGGCTGTGAAGTTGCTGGCAAAGAAGCTGACCAGTGTGCTGCAGGAGGACAGcacacagcagcaccagcaggaggacTCTGAggacatg GTCCTGTGTGCTCCTCATCCCTTGGCCGGCTGTCAGTGTGTGCTGTGTCTGCAACTCTCCACAGACTCCGACACTGTGCCTTATGAGATTGTCACAGA tGAGGGGTCGCTGCTTCCCCGTGGCAGTGCAGTGCTGGTGAGGGGGAGACGCGTTGGCACTGTTGTTTACTTCGGCCACCGCAAGCACCAGGCAAGAGGCAGTGACGGCCCTGCGGCACCCCTGCTTCCCCCTCCAGCCCCCGGCACCCATGACTTACCGGCGGACGAGTGTGCCAGGAGCCTCGCGTGTCCCCTGGGAGTGACGGTGCAGCTGTGGCCCCCTG ACGAGGGGGAGGTGTTTGTGCCTCTTAACGACGTCATCTGCCAGCTGGACGAGGGCGGCGACAGCAGCATTGGCAGTGTAGAGGAAGCACCAACACTGAGGGAAGGCGACGACACccacagtaacaacagcagcagcagacgtgACAGTGAGGACATGAATTCTCACACCGCAGACTTGGACCACACcctaacagacacacacaccagccaggACATAGGACGCTTGATACAGGACACGTGGGCAGAGGAGCAAGTGCATAGCGTCACCAAGGACCCCAGGCACACAAGAGAACACCTTAGCATCTCTGTGGCTGAAGCAGGACACAGGACACAAGGGACAGTGGACAAGGATGGCtatggtgagtgtggtgaggaCATGGGGCACCACGGAGGCCGCCACTTCAGCTCTGTGTCGGACACCAGCTCCACGTGTGAGTCCCTGGGCAGCAGAGGCATGGAGGACGTGTCTAGGGGTCCTGCAGGATACCATGGGTCGAGATCGGAGGCACTACCAAGACGCTCGAAGGTCATGGGTTCTGATCAGCGGTGCCTGGAGTGCGAGGGCGACATAGAGAGCCGCGTGGGTGACTTGCATCGCCACCCGTCTCAAGGGCCTATCAGATACCATGGGTCACAGTCGGAGGCATTACCAAGACGCATGAAGGTCACGGGGTCGGATCAGCGGTGCCTGGAGTGTGAGGACGACCTGGAGAGCCAATACTCAGAGTGTGACAAGGGGAAGCTGCAGTTTGGCGACACCTGGGATTCTGGCTGCTACATGAGCCTCGGCCGACATAGCAGCGAGTGTTCCGAGCAGTTTTCTGACCCGGAGAGTGAGTATGGAAGCACGGGGCATCCTTGGGGCAGCAGTCTGGAGGAGGCCCTCAACTCAGTGTGGCAGAAACACAAGCACGGGGACACCCTCACTCCATACCTCAGGAGGACGCCGGCAGACACCTTCGTACTGGATTCGGAGGTTGAGTTGCAGGATTACCGAGGGCATGGGAAG ATCAGGGAAGACACAGTATGTTGA